In Streptomyces alboniger, the following are encoded in one genomic region:
- a CDS encoding BlaI/MecI/CopY family transcriptional regulator produces the protein MEHHDKREERPPRLRRRAQGELEQQVLAALHAARGPVSAAWVQERIGGDLAYTTVMTILTRLLAKNVVTRERAGRSFAWTPASDEAGLAAFRMRKVLDGESDREAVLASFVTTLTADDEQLLRELLGRAGAETDD, from the coding sequence ATGGAGCATCACGACAAGCGCGAGGAGCGCCCGCCGAGGCTGCGCCGCCGCGCGCAGGGCGAGCTGGAGCAGCAGGTGCTCGCCGCGCTGCACGCCGCCCGCGGCCCGGTCAGCGCCGCCTGGGTGCAGGAGCGGATCGGCGGTGACCTCGCCTACACGACCGTGATGACGATCCTGACCCGCCTCCTCGCGAAGAACGTGGTGACCCGGGAGCGCGCGGGCCGGTCCTTCGCGTGGACGCCGGCCTCGGACGAGGCGGGGCTCGCCGCGTTCCGCATGCGCAAGGTGCTCGACGGCGAGAGCGACCGGGAGGCGGTCCTCGCCAGCTTCGTCACGACGCTCACGGCCGACGACGAGCAGCTCCTGCGGGAGCTGCTCGGGCGGGCGGGCGCCGAGACGGACGACTGA
- a CDS encoding TerD family protein: MGVSLAKGGNVSLSKEAPGLTAVLVGLGWDVRTTTGTDYDLDASALLCDDSGKVVSDQHFIFYNNLTSPDGSVEHTGDNLTGEGEGDDEAVKVNLAQVPAQITKIVFPVSIHDAENRGQSFGQVRNAFIRVVNQADGVEIARYDLSEDASTETAMVFGELYRHGAEWKFRAVGQGYASGLRGIATDFGVNV; this comes from the coding sequence GTGGGAGTTTCCCTGGCCAAGGGCGGCAACGTCTCACTCAGCAAGGAGGCCCCGGGCCTGACCGCCGTACTGGTCGGTCTGGGCTGGGACGTGCGTACCACGACGGGCACGGACTACGACCTGGACGCCAGCGCGCTGCTCTGCGACGACTCCGGCAAGGTCGTCTCGGACCAGCACTTCATCTTCTACAACAACCTGACGAGTCCGGACGGTTCGGTCGAGCACACCGGTGACAACCTCACCGGTGAGGGCGAGGGCGACGACGAGGCCGTGAAGGTGAACCTCGCCCAGGTGCCCGCCCAGATCACGAAGATCGTCTTCCCGGTGTCGATCCACGACGCCGAGAACCGCGGCCAGAGCTTCGGCCAGGTCCGCAACGCCTTCATCCGCGTGGTGAACCAGGCGGACGGCGTCGAGATCGCGCGCTACGACCTCTCCGAGGACGCGTCGACGGAGACCGCCATGGTCTTCGGCGAGCTGTACCGCCATGGCGCCGAGTGGAAATTCCGCGCGGTCGGCCAGGGTTATGCCAGTGGACTGCGGGGCATCGCGACGGACTTCGGCGTGAACGTCTGA
- a CDS encoding CoA-binding protein, with the protein MYDDQETVRKILTELGDTWAVVGLSGNRDRPAYGVAAVLQGFGKRVVPIHPKAETVHGEQGYPSLSAVPFAVDVVDVFVNSGLAGQVADEAVAAGARAVWFQLGVIDEAAYERTRAAGLDMVMDRCPAIEIPRLG; encoded by the coding sequence ATGTACGACGACCAGGAGACGGTGCGCAAGATCCTGACGGAGCTGGGCGACACCTGGGCGGTCGTGGGCCTGTCCGGCAACCGCGACCGGCCGGCGTACGGCGTCGCGGCCGTCCTGCAAGGCTTCGGCAAGCGCGTCGTGCCGATCCATCCCAAGGCTGAGACGGTCCACGGCGAGCAGGGGTATCCCTCCCTGTCCGCCGTGCCGTTCGCGGTCGACGTGGTCGATGTGTTCGTCAACAGCGGCCTGGCGGGCCAGGTCGCCGACGAGGCGGTCGCGGCCGGCGCGCGGGCCGTGTGGTTCCAGCTCGGCGTCATCGACGAGGCGGCGTACGAACGGACGCGCGCGGCGGGCCTGGACATGGTCATGGACCGCTGCCCGGCCATCGAGATTCCACGGCTGGGCTGA
- a CDS encoding PucR family transcriptional regulator: MAGQDIPQEYLDGYAHILAAASSTGRRLTRDELASRRVLGERAADAGLGLRALVGAHLAATRAHWPAERALCVDSALAAAEQAMDAFAEGYERAQRLAVRQEEAARREFIDDLLYGRSDLGLLAERAERFGLRLSYEHAVAVAEGPNGYEEGHAVPREVERALIGRFGDRSILLTTKDGRLVCIAPGDQGEVLAFFAKRAHAATDGGRVAIGRPQPGPGGVVQSYEEALNALDLAERLELDDPVLHAADLLVYPVLTRDRQAMADLVLNTLGPLERARGGAQPLIDTLAAYFDSGCVAAEAARRLALSVRALTYRLERIHKLTGANPSDPVHRYTLQTAVIGARLLDWPSKRF; encoded by the coding sequence ATGGCGGGGCAGGACATACCGCAGGAGTATCTCGACGGCTACGCCCACATCCTCGCCGCCGCCTCCTCGACGGGGCGGCGGCTCACCCGCGACGAACTCGCGTCGCGGCGCGTGCTGGGGGAGCGGGCCGCCGACGCCGGCCTCGGCCTCAGGGCCCTGGTCGGCGCGCACCTCGCGGCGACCCGCGCCCACTGGCCCGCCGAGCGGGCGCTCTGCGTCGACAGCGCACTGGCCGCCGCCGAACAGGCCATGGACGCCTTCGCCGAGGGCTACGAACGCGCCCAGCGCCTGGCCGTCCGCCAGGAGGAGGCGGCCCGGCGCGAGTTCATCGACGATCTGCTCTACGGACGCAGCGACCTCGGCCTGCTCGCCGAACGCGCGGAACGCTTCGGGCTGCGCCTGTCCTACGAACACGCCGTCGCCGTCGCCGAGGGCCCGAACGGATACGAGGAGGGGCACGCGGTCCCCCGCGAGGTCGAGCGGGCCCTGATCGGCCGGTTCGGCGACCGGAGCATCCTGCTCACCACCAAGGACGGCCGCCTGGTGTGCATCGCCCCGGGCGACCAGGGAGAGGTCCTGGCCTTCTTCGCCAAGCGTGCCCACGCCGCCACCGACGGCGGCCGCGTCGCCATCGGCCGCCCGCAGCCCGGCCCCGGCGGCGTCGTCCAGTCGTACGAGGAAGCGCTCAACGCCCTGGACCTCGCGGAACGCCTGGAGCTTGACGACCCCGTGCTGCACGCGGCCGACCTGCTCGTCTACCCCGTCCTGACCCGCGACCGCCAGGCCATGGCCGACCTCGTGCTCAACACGCTCGGCCCGCTGGAGCGGGCCCGCGGCGGAGCGCAGCCGCTCATCGACACGCTCGCCGCGTACTTCGACTCGGGGTGTGTGGCGGCGGAGGCCGCCCGCCGCCTCGCGCTGAGCGTGCGCGCCCTGACCTACCGGCTGGAACGCATCCACAAGCTCACCGGCGCCAACCCCTCGGACCCCGTGCACCGTTACACCCTCCAGACCGCGGTGATCGGCGCGCGCCTGCTCGACTGGCCCTCGAAGCGGTTCTGA
- a CDS encoding nitroreductase family deazaflavin-dependent oxidoreductase: MPLTGEYEPGTWDWSSKQVDLYESSGGTDGTTLRGKPVIVLTSVGAKSGKLRKNPLMRVEHEGEYAVVASKGGDPAHPSWYHNLVAQPHVELQDGPVKKDYRARVATGEERRVWWERAVAVWPDYDDYQKKTTREIPLFVLTPIES, from the coding sequence ATGCCTCTGACTGGAGAGTACGAGCCCGGTACGTGGGATTGGTCGAGCAAGCAGGTCGATCTCTACGAGAGTTCCGGCGGCACGGACGGCACGACCCTGCGGGGCAAGCCCGTCATCGTGCTGACGTCGGTCGGCGCCAAGAGCGGGAAGCTCCGCAAGAACCCCCTGATGCGCGTCGAGCACGAAGGGGAGTACGCGGTGGTGGCGTCCAAGGGCGGCGACCCCGCGCACCCGTCCTGGTACCACAACCTCGTCGCCCAGCCGCATGTCGAGCTTCAGGACGGCCCGGTGAAGAAGGACTACCGTGCGCGGGTCGCCACCGGTGAGGAGCGGCGCGTCTGGTGGGAGCGGGCAGTCGCGGTATGGCCCGACTACGACGACTACCAGAAGAAGACGACCCGCGAGATCCCCCTCTTCGTCCTGACGCCCATCGAGTCCTGA
- a CDS encoding CGNR zinc finger domain-containing protein, protein MTWPATARYRLEPAPGGLGLVQDLLNTVAAGTPPHPDLLDGLAEARTWAHEAASEWAAATGLPAPHITLDAKGLRELRTFRETLGKLVARRRQGQGRGEGAGALGPGVAYSGEAALRLGEDGVVRLEPCGTGWGHLVALALAAAYDGQRADTARRLKTCRNPLCRVAFYDRSRNNSGVWHDVKTCGNAANLRAFRARRREQET, encoded by the coding sequence ATGACCTGGCCCGCGACCGCGCGGTACCGCCTGGAGCCCGCGCCCGGCGGCCTCGGACTCGTCCAGGACCTGCTCAACACCGTCGCCGCCGGTACGCCCCCGCACCCCGACCTGCTCGACGGCCTCGCCGAGGCGCGGACGTGGGCGCACGAGGCCGCCTCCGAGTGGGCGGCGGCGACCGGACTGCCCGCGCCGCACATCACCCTCGACGCCAAGGGGCTGCGCGAACTGCGTACGTTCCGCGAGACGCTGGGGAAGCTCGTCGCGCGGCGTAGGCAGGGGCAGGGGCGCGGTGAGGGGGCCGGGGCGCTCGGGCCGGGCGTGGCGTACTCCGGTGAGGCGGCGCTGCGGCTCGGTGAGGACGGTGTCGTACGCCTGGAACCGTGCGGCACCGGCTGGGGCCACCTCGTCGCACTGGCCCTCGCGGCGGCGTACGACGGGCAGCGCGCGGACACGGCGCGCCGCCTCAAGACCTGCCGCAACCCGCTCTGCCGGGTCGCGTTCTACGACCGCTCCCGCAACAACAGCGGCGTCTGGCACGACGTCAAGACATGCGGGAACGCGGCGAACCTGCGGGCCTTCCGGGCCCGCCGCCGCGAACAGGAGACCTGA
- a CDS encoding 12-oxophytodienoate reductase, with protein sequence MTRPNRAHGHRSRAARLLGRPFTIGDLTLPNRIAMAAVTRRFSPGGVPDEDVAAYYARRAAGGAGLIVTEGTYIGRDAAAAYDRVPHFHGERALAGWARVAERVHEAGGRIMPQLWHTGVVRTDTVPPLGVPAEGPSGIGLDGRPHGRAMTLDDIDAVVEAFAEAAATAERIGFDGVELHGAHGYLIDAFLWHGTNTRGDAYGGDHASRARFAAEIVAAVRAAVSPGFPVVLRLSQWKTDHYDARVAENPAELEHLLAPLAAAGVDAFHASTRRYWLPEFDGSDLNLAGWAKKLTGKPSVTVGSVGLDQQFAGAPGRTQRSGVTGIDPLLDRLERDEFDVVAVARALVADPEWPAKALTGRLAEAVPYDASRLDALV encoded by the coding sequence ATGACCCGTCCGAACAGAGCCCACGGTCACCGGTCCCGTGCCGCACGCCTTCTGGGGCGGCCCTTCACCATCGGCGATCTGACGCTGCCCAACCGCATCGCGATGGCCGCGGTGACCCGACGCTTCTCGCCGGGCGGCGTGCCGGACGAGGACGTCGCCGCGTACTACGCGCGGCGGGCGGCGGGAGGCGCCGGCCTGATCGTCACGGAGGGCACCTACATAGGGCGGGACGCGGCTGCGGCGTACGACCGGGTGCCGCACTTCCACGGCGAGAGGGCCCTGGCCGGCTGGGCGCGGGTGGCCGAGCGGGTGCACGAGGCGGGCGGCCGCATCATGCCCCAGCTGTGGCATACGGGCGTGGTCCGCACCGACACCGTCCCGCCGCTCGGCGTCCCCGCCGAGGGTCCCTCGGGGATCGGCCTCGACGGGCGCCCGCACGGCAGGGCCATGACGCTCGACGACATCGACGCGGTCGTCGAGGCCTTCGCGGAGGCCGCCGCCACCGCCGAGCGCATCGGCTTCGACGGCGTCGAACTGCACGGCGCCCACGGCTATCTGATCGACGCCTTCCTGTGGCACGGCACCAACACCCGCGGCGACGCCTACGGCGGGGACCACGCCTCCCGTGCCCGGTTCGCCGCCGAGATCGTCGCCGCCGTACGCGCGGCCGTCTCACCCGGCTTCCCGGTCGTCCTCCGCCTCTCGCAGTGGAAGACCGACCACTACGACGCCCGCGTCGCCGAGAACCCCGCCGAACTGGAGCACCTGCTCGCGCCCCTCGCGGCGGCGGGCGTGGACGCCTTCCACGCCTCGACGAGGCGCTACTGGCTGCCCGAGTTCGACGGCAGCGACCTGAACCTCGCGGGCTGGGCGAAGAAGCTCACCGGCAAGCCGTCGGTCACCGTGGGCTCCGTCGGTCTCGACCAGCAGTTCGCCGGGGCGCCCGGGCGCACCCAGCGGTCCGGCGTCACCGGTATCGATCCGCTCCTGGACCGGCTGGAGCGCGACGAGTTCGACGTCGTCGCCGTCGCCCGCGCGCTGGTCGCCGACCCCGAGTGGCCCGCCAAGGCGCTTACCGGTCGGTTGGCCGAGGCAGTGCCGTACGACGCCTCACGCCTCGACGCCCTGGTGTGA
- a CDS encoding AAA family ATPase, which yields MTTGYFTSVDDVAARLAETGYLASPAVATTVFLADRLGKPLLVEGPAGVGKTELAKAVAQVAGARLVRLQCYEGVDESRALYEWNHAKQLLRITAGRDESWDETRTDIFSEEFLLSRPLLTAIRGGDPKVLLIDETDKADVEVEGLLLEVLSDFQVTVPELGTISAERRPFVVLTSNASRELSEALRRRCLFLHIGFPEEELERRIVRMKVPGLDEALAESVVRVVGALRAMDLRKAPSVAETVDWARTLLALGADTLDETVVRDSLGVLLKHQDDVLKAVAKLDLDAV from the coding sequence ATGACGACCGGGTACTTCACATCCGTCGACGATGTCGCGGCCCGCTTGGCCGAGACCGGGTATCTGGCCTCGCCCGCGGTCGCCACCACCGTCTTCCTGGCCGACCGGCTCGGCAAGCCGCTGCTGGTGGAGGGCCCCGCAGGTGTCGGAAAGACGGAGCTGGCGAAGGCCGTGGCCCAGGTCGCGGGCGCACGCCTCGTCCGGCTCCAGTGCTACGAGGGCGTCGACGAGTCCCGCGCGCTCTACGAGTGGAACCACGCCAAGCAGTTGCTCCGCATCACCGCCGGGCGCGACGAGTCGTGGGACGAGACGCGCACGGACATCTTCAGCGAGGAGTTCCTGCTCTCGCGCCCGCTGCTCACAGCGATCCGCGGCGGTGATCCGAAGGTGCTCCTGATCGACGAGACGGACAAGGCGGACGTCGAGGTGGAGGGCCTGCTCCTCGAAGTCCTCAGCGACTTCCAGGTCACGGTCCCGGAGCTGGGCACGATCAGCGCGGAGCGCCGCCCGTTCGTGGTCCTCACCTCCAACGCGAGCCGGGAACTGTCCGAGGCGCTGCGCCGCCGCTGCCTCTTCCTCCATATCGGCTTCCCCGAGGAGGAGTTGGAGCGCCGCATCGTCCGGATGAAGGTGCCGGGCCTGGACGAGGCGCTCGCCGAGTCGGTGGTGCGGGTGGTGGGCGCGTTGCGCGCCATGGACCTGCGGAAGGCACCCTCGGTCGCCGAGACCGTCGACTGGGCGCGCACCCTGCTCGCGCTCGGCGCCGACACCCTGGACGAGACGGTCGTACGCGACAGCCTCGGCGTCCTCCTCAAGCACCAGGACGATGTGCTGAAGGCGGTCGCCAAGCTGGATCTGGACGCCGTGTGA
- a CDS encoding VWA domain-containing protein, producing the protein MTALPGPRAVGAEGITGRLAGLVKALRSHGLRIGPGETVDAAAALEALGLTDRERVREGLAAALLHQESQRAVFDPVFDLYFPLGMGGPVDRSASADRSTSADRSAVEADREALRERLVAALAADDRALLGQLAREAVDGFGRYGSGQGSDGWSSHQTLSRLRPETLLARVLAALRAGSTGEGPGAAAFTDRLEPDEIRRRIEGFRELVRAEARRRVAQRRGTEEVARRAVATTADRVDFLVAGRAQLDELRRAVHPLARKLATRLAARRRRAAHGTIDLRRTLRGSLSTGGVPMRPVLRRRRPARLELVLLCDVSGSVAGFANFTMLLVQALHDQFSKVRVFAFVNRVDEVTGLLAHGSADPAGLGARILGEAAVTDWHGSSDYGTSLGEFAERHLDAVGPRTVVLVLGDARTNMSDPNLPALRQIAGRARRVHWLNPERRAQWSTGDSAAYAYAELVEMHECRNARQLGELIARLLPV; encoded by the coding sequence GTGACGGCGCTTCCGGGCCCCCGGGCGGTTGGCGCCGAGGGGATCACCGGCAGGCTCGCCGGGCTCGTCAAGGCGCTGCGCTCCCACGGCCTGCGCATCGGCCCCGGTGAGACCGTCGACGCGGCGGCCGCCCTGGAGGCGCTCGGTCTCACCGACCGCGAACGCGTCAGGGAGGGACTGGCCGCCGCGCTGCTCCACCAGGAGAGCCAGCGGGCGGTCTTCGACCCCGTCTTCGATCTCTACTTTCCGTTGGGCATGGGCGGGCCGGTGGACAGGAGCGCGTCGGCGGACAGGAGTACGTCAGCGGACAGGAGCGCCGTCGAGGCCGACCGGGAGGCACTGCGCGAGCGGTTGGTCGCCGCGCTCGCGGCCGACGACCGGGCGCTGCTCGGGCAGTTGGCGCGTGAAGCGGTGGACGGCTTCGGCCGGTACGGCTCGGGGCAGGGCTCGGACGGCTGGTCCTCCCACCAGACGCTCAGCAGGCTGCGGCCCGAGACGCTTCTGGCGCGTGTCCTCGCCGCTCTCCGCGCGGGCTCCACCGGCGAGGGCCCGGGAGCCGCCGCGTTCACGGACCGCCTGGAGCCCGATGAGATCCGGCGCCGCATCGAGGGGTTCCGCGAGCTGGTGCGGGCCGAGGCGCGCCGGCGGGTCGCCCAGCGGCGCGGCACGGAGGAGGTCGCCCGCCGGGCCGTCGCGACCACCGCCGACCGGGTCGACTTCCTGGTCGCGGGCCGCGCCCAGCTGGACGAACTCCGCAGGGCCGTTCATCCCCTGGCCCGCAAGCTCGCGACCCGGCTGGCCGCGCGCCGCAGGCGCGCCGCGCACGGCACCATCGACCTGCGGCGCACGCTGCGCGGCTCGCTGTCGACCGGTGGCGTGCCGATGCGGCCCGTGCTGCGTCGCCGCCGTCCCGCGCGGCTCGAACTGGTACTGCTGTGCGATGTGTCCGGCTCGGTCGCGGGCTTCGCGAACTTCACGATGCTGCTGGTGCAGGCGCTGCACGACCAGTTCAGCAAGGTGCGCGTGTTCGCTTTCGTCAACCGTGTCGACGAGGTGACCGGGCTGCTCGCGCACGGCTCCGCGGATCCGGCGGGCCTCGGCGCCCGCATCCTGGGCGAGGCGGCCGTGACGGACTGGCACGGCAGCAGTGACTACGGCACGTCCCTTGGCGAGTTCGCCGAGCGCCACCTCGACGCGGTCGGCCCGCGCACCGTGGTCCTCGTCCTCGGGGACGCCCGTACGAACATGAGCGACCCCAATCTCCCGGCGCTGCGACAGATCGCCGGGCGGGCCCGTCGCGTGCACTGGCTCAATCCCGAGCGGCGCGCGCAGTGGTCGACCGGCGACTCGGCGGCGTACGCGTACGCGGAACTGGTCGAGATGCACGAGTGCCGCAACGCCCGGCAGCTCGGCGAGCTGATCGCGCGGCTGCTGCCGGTGTGA
- a CDS encoding ATP-grasp domain-containing protein, whose protein sequence is MAARQKNVFVIGLDEANLPTLHAIPHAQDYRFHPLLTVDELQGGEVSVPDLLAKAREVLDGFDGEIDAIVSYWDFPGSTLVPMLGAQYGTRSTSLESVVKCEHKYWSRLEQQKVVDEHPRFGRVDLEAESPRPPEGVRFPMWLKPALSYSSKLAYSVEDQDEFDEAVARIKEGIGTVGRPFEHILDQIELPAEMDGIGAQVCLAEEALSGIQVAVEGYVHRGEVTVYGVLDSINYPDSSCFLRHQYPSTLPEPVVRRLHDVSVRVMRQIGMDNATFSIEYFYDPGTDELNLLEINPRHSQSHAELFEYVDGVPNHHCMVSLAFDEDPAIPHREGTCATAAKWYYRWFADGVVHNVPTREDIDRIEREIGNVRIEVNVEEGQRLSDSGHQDSYSFELAHIYTGGDSEEDLRRKYDRCVAALGLTFDGTEPGGRDQTND, encoded by the coding sequence GTGGCTGCACGCCAAAAGAACGTATTCGTGATCGGCCTGGACGAGGCCAATCTGCCCACACTTCACGCCATCCCGCACGCGCAGGACTATCGCTTCCATCCGCTGCTCACGGTCGACGAGCTCCAGGGCGGCGAGGTCTCCGTGCCGGACCTGCTCGCGAAGGCGCGGGAGGTCCTCGACGGGTTCGACGGCGAGATCGACGCGATCGTGAGCTACTGGGACTTCCCCGGGAGCACGCTCGTGCCGATGCTGGGCGCCCAGTACGGCACCCGCAGCACCAGCCTGGAGTCGGTCGTCAAGTGCGAGCACAAGTACTGGAGCCGCCTTGAGCAGCAGAAGGTGGTCGACGAGCACCCCCGTTTCGGCCGCGTCGATCTGGAGGCCGAATCCCCGCGGCCCCCCGAAGGCGTGCGCTTCCCGATGTGGCTCAAGCCCGCCCTGTCGTACTCCTCGAAGCTGGCCTACAGCGTGGAGGACCAGGACGAGTTCGACGAGGCCGTGGCGAGGATCAAGGAGGGGATCGGTACGGTCGGGCGCCCCTTCGAGCACATCCTCGACCAGATCGAGCTGCCCGCGGAGATGGACGGGATCGGCGCCCAGGTCTGTCTCGCCGAGGAAGCGCTGTCGGGGATCCAGGTCGCGGTCGAGGGATACGTCCACCGGGGCGAGGTGACCGTCTACGGCGTCCTCGACTCCATCAACTACCCGGACTCCTCGTGCTTCCTGCGCCACCAGTACCCCTCCACCCTGCCGGAACCGGTCGTGCGGCGGCTGCACGACGTCTCCGTGCGCGTGATGCGGCAGATAGGCATGGACAACGCGACCTTCAGCATCGAGTACTTCTACGATCCCGGTACCGACGAGCTGAACCTGCTGGAGATCAACCCTCGGCACTCGCAGTCGCACGCGGAGCTGTTCGAGTACGTCGACGGCGTACCGAACCACCACTGCATGGTCAGCCTCGCCTTCGACGAGGATCCGGCGATCCCCCACCGCGAAGGCACCTGCGCGACGGCCGCCAAGTGGTACTACCGGTGGTTCGCCGACGGCGTGGTGCACAACGTGCCCACGCGTGAGGACATCGACCGCATCGAGCGCGAGATCGGGAACGTGCGGATCGAGGTCAACGTCGAGGAGGGGCAGCGGCTGTCCGACTCCGGTCACCAGGACAGTTACAGCTTCGAGCTGGCCCACATCTACACCGGGGGCGACAGCGAGGAGGACCTGCGCCGCAAGTACGACCGGTGCGTGGCCGCGCTGGGGCTCACCTTCGACGGCACGGAGCCCGGCGGCCGCGACCAGACCAACGACTAG
- a CDS encoding CocE/NonD family hydrolase has product MRYVGNLPYATKEEEHVVVPMSDGTRLSARIWRPTSSDDAPVPAVLEYIPYRKRDLSSVRDSIHHPYIAGHGYACVRVDVRGTGESEGVLRDEYLEQEQTDAEEVLAWLAEQPWCDGTTGMMGISWGAFAALQVAARQPPSLKAIVISSFTDDRYADDMHYMGGAMLSDNLAEAGTMFAYATCPPDPAVVGERWREMWHERMDQARPWVLEWLRHQRRDDYWKHASVCENYEDVRCPVLASSGWADGYSNAVTRLLGRLEVPRKGLIGPWSHKYPHLGEPGPAIGYLQEVVRWWDHWLKGEDNGVMDGPMLRAWMQDSVPPSTSYEERPGRWVGEPEWPSPHIEEVSHPLMRHRIAWQGDPVQGEPVAEQDAAGEAMTVQSPLSVGQFAGKWASYNAPPDLPYDQREEDGGSLVFDSPELTEPVEILGSPCVDLDLSVSEPVATVAARISDVAPDGRATRVTYGVLNLTRRDGTGEPEPLEPGRRYRATLQLNGVAQSFPPGHRIRLSLSTSYWPLAWPPPRPVLLSVYEGSSALRLPVRPVAEPDNAPQRPFDEPEGAEPLATTRLSPPDQRWEVRRDLVGYNSALEIVKDRGTVRFEEIGLDVGCRAFERYTSTGDDFTSVAGESEWTMRFARDDWEVSVRTRTVLRCDEENFLVDATLDGYEGERRVFSRTWNETLPRDWL; this is encoded by the coding sequence ATGCGTTACGTGGGCAATCTCCCGTACGCGACCAAAGAGGAAGAACACGTCGTCGTACCGATGTCCGACGGCACCCGGCTCTCGGCGCGGATCTGGCGCCCGACGTCCTCGGACGACGCGCCCGTACCGGCCGTCCTGGAGTACATCCCGTACCGCAAGCGCGATCTGAGTTCCGTGCGCGACTCGATCCACCATCCCTACATCGCGGGGCACGGCTACGCGTGCGTGCGCGTGGACGTGCGCGGCACGGGCGAGTCCGAGGGCGTCCTGCGGGACGAGTACCTGGAGCAGGAGCAGACCGACGCCGAGGAAGTGCTCGCCTGGCTGGCCGAGCAGCCCTGGTGCGACGGCACGACCGGCATGATGGGCATCTCCTGGGGTGCGTTCGCCGCCCTTCAGGTGGCCGCTCGGCAGCCGCCGAGCCTGAAGGCCATCGTCATCTCCTCGTTCACGGACGACCGGTACGCCGACGACATGCACTACATGGGCGGCGCGATGCTGTCGGACAACCTCGCCGAGGCCGGCACCATGTTCGCCTACGCCACCTGTCCGCCCGACCCGGCCGTCGTCGGCGAGCGCTGGCGCGAGATGTGGCACGAGCGGATGGACCAGGCGCGGCCCTGGGTCCTGGAGTGGCTGCGCCACCAGCGCCGCGACGACTACTGGAAGCACGCCTCGGTCTGCGAGAACTACGAGGACGTCCGCTGCCCCGTCCTCGCCTCCAGCGGCTGGGCGGACGGCTACTCCAACGCCGTGACGCGGCTGCTCGGCCGTCTGGAGGTGCCGCGCAAGGGTCTGATCGGCCCCTGGTCGCACAAGTATCCGCACCTGGGTGAGCCCGGCCCCGCCATCGGCTATCTCCAGGAGGTGGTGCGCTGGTGGGACCACTGGCTCAAGGGCGAGGACAACGGCGTCATGGACGGCCCGATGCTGCGGGCCTGGATGCAGGACAGCGTGCCGCCGTCGACCTCCTATGAGGAGCGGCCGGGCCGCTGGGTCGGCGAGCCGGAGTGGCCTTCGCCGCACATCGAGGAGGTCTCGCACCCCCTGATGCGTCACCGCATCGCCTGGCAGGGTGACCCGGTGCAGGGTGAGCCGGTGGCGGAACAGGACGCCGCCGGTGAGGCCATGACCGTGCAGTCCCCGCTGTCGGTCGGCCAGTTCGCGGGGAAGTGGGCCTCCTACAACGCCCCGCCCGACCTGCCCTACGACCAGCGCGAGGAGGACGGTGGCTCCCTGGTCTTCGACTCCCCCGAGCTGACCGAGCCGGTCGAGATCCTCGGTTCCCCCTGCGTCGACCTGGACCTGTCGGTCAGCGAACCGGTGGCCACGGTCGCCGCCCGCATCTCCGACGTCGCCCCGGACGGGCGGGCCACCCGGGTGACGTACGGCGTACTCAACCTGACCCGCAGGGACGGCACCGGTGAGCCCGAACCGCTGGAGCCGGGGCGCCGCTACCGCGCGACCCTCCAGCTCAACGGCGTGGCCCAGTCCTTCCCGCCCGGCCACCGCATCCGGCTCTCGCTGTCCACGTCGTACTGGCCGCTCGCCTGGCCCCCGCCCCGGCCCGTCCTGCTCAGCGTGTACGAGGGCTCCAGCGCGCTGCGGCTGCCGGTGCGGCCGGTCGCCGAGCCGGACAACGCGCCGCAGCGCCCCTTCGACGAGCCCGAGGGCGCGGAACCGCTGGCCACCACCCGGCTCTCGCCGCCGGACCAGCGCTGGGAGGTCAGGCGTGACCTGGTCGGCTACAACTCCGCGCTGGAGATCGTCAAGGACCGCGGCACCGTCCGGTTCGAGGAGATCGGGCTCGACGTCGGCTGCCGCGCCTTCGAGCGGTACACCTCCACGGGTGACGACTTCACGTCGGTGGCCGGCGAGTCGGAGTGGACGATGCGGTTCGCGCGCGACGACTGGGAGGTGAGTGTGCGCACCCGCACGGTGCTGCGGTGCGACGAGGAGAACTTCCTCGTCGACGCGACCCTCGACGGCTACGAGGGTGAGCGCCGCGTCTTCTCCCGTACGTGGAACGAGACGCTGCCCCGCGACTGGCTGTAG